The genomic stretch TGTTCATGTTCTCCTGTATGGCTTGTCATGATCAACTTGTGAGCTCTTTTTATTGACCTGTCCACTAACCTAATATAGCCAACACAAATTAAAGGGGCACGTGGATTATCTCAATGTTGATGCTCCTTTACTAGGATAGATAAGTCGCTTTTCTCAGACATCTATAAACAGTACTTCTTCATCAGGTGAAGCTGAAGCCATCCTTGCTAGAGCAAAAGCAACAGCTGAAGGAATCGCCATGGTGTCACAGACCCTCAAGGAAAATGGAGGAGTAGAGGTGAGATCCTTCAATACTCTTGAGTGCACCTTCAGTATTCTAGACATTATACATTGTGCATGTCTTTGTTCCATATAGAGGAAGCAGAATTTATAGATGTTTGGGAGTCCAAAATGGTGGTGCCCATTCCATTTGAGTTTGTATGTCATCTGGTTTCCACTCTTAGGTGCTACTTCTGACAATGTGGGTATGGTAGGTTTGCACTTAGTTGTAGTCCAGTTGGTTACAATGCTTCATTTTGAATGTTTTAAATGTCAGAGCAATCAATACATTGCACTGTTTGACCCCGTGAATGCATGATAGAGCTCTACAACTAGAAATCTCACACGTTTGGCTCATTGTGGTTTGGAAGGCATGCTATTAGCACTTCGTTTCAGTGCACCTTTGCAATTTATAACCTTTTCATTTCAGGGCTTGTTTAGGCTTTGTTGACAAGTCTAAACATATCAAGGAAATCCTATATTTTTCGCTTTGCCCCTCATATGGAATATGCATCTGCATTCATTCTTCATAAAGCTGTACCTGTACCAGATGGACCAAATATGTAGTTTTCTGAATGAATGCTGCAAGCTATGAGCTGTCTACCTTGGTCTCGATGATGCTAGGATGTGCAAGAAATGATGTATGGTTGTTATTATAATGAGGTTCTACATGCTACTTCCACTAAAAAACTTGAATATTGAGTTTAAAGGTGTACCctcaaaaaattgaataaacgTTTGAATGGGCTGACTCTAGTTGAGCATAGACATGATTCATAAACAAAAGTGATGTTGTGTGGTGGTGCATAGCATTTGTACATTTACATGAAAATACATATTATTAGAAACATGAAAATATGTATTTACTAAGATTGTGTTTGGGAACTACTATTATGGTGTGGTTTGCAGGCGGCGAGTTTGAGAATTGCTGAGCAATATATTCAAGCCTTTAGTAATATTGCCAAGGAGGTAAAGAACAGACCTGTATATCGTTGTATGCAAAGTATATCTGTTGGTGCTCAATTGTTTTCACTaaactcactctctctctctctgcgttCCTTTTTTCATCAGGGCACAACAATGTTGCTTCCTAGTTCGGCTGCCAATCCTGCCAGCATGATGGCTCAAGCACTCACTATTTACAAAAGCCTGATTGGCAATGGTACCGGTGATGGGTCTCATGCAACCTCTTCCCCTGCGTTAATGTTAGATGTAAAGGGCGATTCTTCGTCAGGAGAAACCGGGGTTGAGAGCCTCACTACTGCTAAAACAGCTGACAAAGGTCATCTTGGCAACAGCAAGCCAGGATTTTCACTTCAGAGCCCCAATGAAGGATTATAGAGTTGATCCTACCAAACTTATTCTGGAATTAAATCAAATTGTACTACACTGTGTTTTGTCAGTTTTGTGGTTCTCGCTCTAATTCTACTTGTAAGTTTCTCCATGATTGGAAGAGAGGAAAGCTGGTGATAATAGCAGCAGACTGATTTTAGGATGCTTATTCTTTTGGCAGAGCACTTGTCCACGTAGTATGGGCAGTTATAGGATGTTGTTTTCTTACCGGCAAAGTTAGACAAAGGAATCGAAAAAATTTCAGTCATTTTGCATTATATTCTATTGGTTTAGTTGTGAACATCTACGCTGATTTATTTTAGTTTACTTGCATATACTTTTTGTTTGATCTTTTATGTGCCATGTGAcctaaaattattaacaatttattaccaaaattgctaaattgttagcaatttgggCAGTAATTATGAAAAAGCCTTCATGAAAATCACTTGTCCAAATACATTTTGGCCTATGCAGTCACTTAACCAGATAGGACCGGGTTGGCGGGTCTCGTATGACCATTTTAAAATAGCTGGAGATTCCAATTGGGTTTAGGTTGTACAGGTACAGACTATTTGAGGCTGGCTTAGGTGATCTCCAATCAGTTCATAACTTCATGCGTGTGTACCTGCGTAAGATTGTTTATTGATTTCAACAGTGGAATTTTTCTGTCTATCAACAGGACTGGGTTGACTCGGTCCATATTGTTTCATTGATTTCCCTGCGATGTCCCCGCTTTGCGAAGAAATTCTGGGATCTATTTTTTGGGTCTACAAACTCTCTCACTCGAGGATgcaaaggcaaaaaataaaaacttagcGATCATTGAACTGACAACGAACGTCTGATATTAACTCGAACCAAATTCTTCCATTTGCCagattttctcataaaaaaatcaCCCGGGCCTTCCACCAAAGTTCATCCCATTCAAattccattctttttttttttttttgataagtaatcccATTCAAATTCTTAAGGAGATTACAATCAGACTTCAGCATTTCTAATGAATGCAAAACTCGTTTAGCTGGAAGTAGATGAATGAGCAGACTCCAAAGTTCAATCAAACTCATGGAGGAGGGGGGTTTAATATAGCTACATGTCCCAAGAAAGACAAATTACAAACGTCACAATAAATAGGATATCAACAGAGTAGGCAATTGTTTAGATCTAGTCGTATTCGTATGACTAAAACTGCagatctaaatatatatatatatataaacaaggtCAACTTTCATGATCTCCACCTTAAAGTAAAATATTGAATGGACAAGAGACAATGCACATCCAACTTACTGCACCAAACGTACACCACAATTCACAAAGGAAGAGACGATGCATTCAAGCTCAAGCTAAATTCTGATTCAGTACAAATGTTTAGACAAGTTCATATTGCATTATATATCTTCTACTTACGATGCAAAGTATTTCAAGCTggattattttctttcttcaaattttgactACAAAATTGATAGCTTGTTCTTTTCTCCTCATTCATATCCCTTCTCCAGCTAGAGGGCAATTACCCTCATGAACAAACACAACAACTCATATGATAAACAGAGGACGGAGGATCAGGTGGCAGGCGCATGAAATGTATTTATCTATAAATAATAGTTTCAAAGAACATACTATACTAGAAATGTGTATAAAAATGCATAAACAAAATCTGAAAGtcgacacacacacacaattatACTATGAAGAGCATCATCCTAGAAGGAGCTAAGAAGATACGGGGTGAATTATCTAGAACTCTTCACcatacagaaaagaaaaacgtAATGATAACTCCAATAACTCGTACAAATTGAACaagaatgaaaaacaaaatcaaacccacaacacaaacacaaagaaaagaatGGAAGCTTATACATATAACAAAAAGAATAGGAGGAAAATACAATCCCTATCCGTATATATTCGTCTCTTACGTACACAAGAAAGAAATGCACTGCCGCTCTCTCTCACACACGCACCCAAATTCTCagaaaaaaatcttaaacaaaaaaaataaaaaaactgaccAATCAATCAATGATATGAACCCCAGAGAATTCCCAAGCCCATCAGAGAAGCCCAAACAAGACGGAGAAGCCGAGCACGATGAGCCAGACGATGTGGACAAGAAGGAGGGCCTGGCCCGAGACAGGGCCCTGCTCGCCACTGCCATTGCCGACCTCGCAGTGACCCATCTTGGCGACCGTGGTGCCGGAGCAGGCGGCGTCGGGACAGCCACACCAGTAGGTCATGCCGTCGGTGCCGCAGACCGGGTTGGGCCGGAAACAGTTCACGGGGCAGGACGCGGGCTTGGTCTGGATGCAGTCATCGTAGTTTTTTTCTAAGGATCCAACAACCGAGGCTATGTAGTCTGATCGGACGGTGGGGATGGTGCTAACGGCGAAGATTATGgcgatggtgatgatgatgaggaaaGAGCATGTTGGTTTGGGGAATTGGGGGCTCATGGTGGTTGCCTATTCGCAAAGGCGAGAACTTTTAGAAATCGCCCAGACGCTTCGGCTTTGAAAGAAAATCCCCAATTCGTACCCTTATTGAAGCAATTAGGGTTTGGGAATTGGGGAACGAAGCACGGAAGAAGGAATTCAGCAAGAAAGGGGATTTTGATTTTGTGAGGAAAGAATCTCGGTCGTCCAAAGAAGGAAAGGTGTTCTTTCCGTCACACGCTTGGCATCTTTCTTTGGTTAACCGCTGTACAGTtgggcttttattttttatgttttttatttttttgtgtgtattggTTGAGGTTTGTTTGCTTTCTTCATCAactttgtttgaaaaaataagagCTCTTTTGCAAAGTGATGAGAGGAAAGTCCTTTGGAGACCCACTGAGAACCCAAACAGCCTACCAACCCAATAAAAAAGAAGGTGGGCCATGAGTATTGAGGCCTCattaagcccaaacccaatccGAGACCATCACTCAATTGGGCTCGTCTTGTTAGGCAATAAGCCGCAATACAACAAAAAGATACCGGGTTTCGGAAGCGTCCGCATGCATGAGTTACAGGACCGGAATTACTGCATTTTGTCCGAAATCCGACCGATAACCGTCGGGTGAGCCGAACCCGGACCGATTTGGGAATCTCGTCGAATTGATTTGTTTTAGGTAATGTAATATgaccaatttttgttttacgTATTTTGGATATTAATTTCAGTTAATTTCTATTGGATTGATGTGAATTGAAGGAAATTGgagattagggttttggataGTCCTATTGTGAATTTGAGGTTCTGATTTACACGTTTTAATGTTCAATGAATTGTTAGATGAAGCTGCTAACTCACAACATGCTCTCCTCGAACATCAAAGGCGTGGCCAACGGCTTCCCTCTCCGCATTGAGGTGGAGAAGGCAACAGAGAAGCAAGTGGAGTTAAACGCCGGCTTCCTCCGAAACGTGTTCCCCATGATCGAGTGGAAGGCCCTTGTAGATGCTGCCCAGCTCCCTGAGGTGGCCGACTCGTCCATGCTCGACTCCGACTTCTTGAACAAGTTCCACCACGCCCTTCTAGAGCTCCACCTTGAGAAGGACGCGCTCGTTTGTCCCGAGACCGCTCGGCGCTTCCCGGTCAGTCAAGGAACTCCCAATATGCTGCTTCTTGAAGACGAGGTCTGAATCTGATAAGGTTACTTAATTAAGAGACTTTTGTTTCCTCTTCGTGGTTGTTTTCTGATACGGCTTTTGGCTACACAGACATGATATCCTATATAAGGGGCATCAAAACCATGTCTACTTGTGACTTTATTTGATCACAAAGATAATAGGAATGGTAGTAATAATAACAGTAATATATAAAATCACAATGTATATCTCTTGCAGATTCAGAACAGTTGCGATTACATGCATACAACCGAAATTGATATCCAGAATGTGAAATACCCTACCTATAGTTTTTACCATGCAGATGAGCATCATCTTGATCATTAGAAAATTACCTGATTAGCAATTTCCCTATCAATATCTTCTTTCTACAATGTCTCATGGTCAGGAGCTGTCTAGTCTTCTGCTTATGGTTTTCAACCTGCTGTTGTAATTTTTGAAAGATATCTTGAGGAAGCAATTCTACTTGATTAGCAATTTTCCCATCGATATCTTCTTCCTACCATGCCTCATGGTCAGGATCTGTCTAATCTTCTGCTTATGGTCTAATTTTGTATATGGTTTTCAACTTGCTGTTGAAATATTTGAAAGATATCTCGAGGAAGCAATTCTTCTTGATTGGCAATTTCCATGTCGATATCTTCTTTCTACCATGCCTCATGGTCAGAATCTTTTTAATTCTCAGCTTATGGCTTTTTCAACCTGCTgttgaaatttttaaaagatcTCTCGAGGAAGCAATTATACTTGATTAGCAATTTTCCTGCCGATATCTTCTTTCTACCATGCCTCATGGTCAGGATCTGTCTAATTTCTCTGCTTATGGTTTTCAACTTGCTGTTGAATTTAGGGCGAACAATCTCTCGAGGAAGAAATTATACTTGATTAGCAATTTCCCCATTGATATCTTCTTTCTACCATGCCTCATGGTCAGGATCTCTCTAATTCTCTGCTTATAGTCTAATTCTACGTCTAATTCTTTCTACCATGCCTCATGGTTTTCAATATTCCCTCAAATTGTTcatcaaaattaacaaaccaaGAGTGGTCAAATTTGGGTGTCTGGAATAACATGAATTTTAAACTAGGCTTCAATATAATCAAAGTAGTAAAGGGAATATCAATATTGGAGAGTTTTCTAAGCTTGGAAGGGTGGTCACCCCAATCTTTTTCagaaataattttatcaaaatagaCACTATGATAAAGAAGCTTTAGAACTAGTCTGCAACAAAATATTGGTATAATAGGAGAGATCTTTCAAAAGATGTTCAGAAGCCCAATGAAAGCGAGAAGGGAAATAGGAAACTGCTAATTGGGATGGGTCCTTACTAGAAGCACAATTAATCTCAACAAAAAAATAGGTGTTGGAAATGGGGAACACGAACATAGGCGGATGCTTGCTCGTGTTTAATAAATGGGGTTCTGGGGCATCAGTTTCAACAATTTCAAAGGCATTagtttcaacaattttgaaaacattatcAATGGAAATACCTAAACAGGGAAGAGTTTTAATCTCCTTGACTAATGAAGTATGAATATCAGTCCAAGGAGGAGGATTACTTTGCAACCTAGGGTTTGCAATATTTCCTCAAATCTTTGTAGAAGTCAGCAATGTAATTTAATGACCCGAAAAATCTTTGGAGTTGAGTTTTATCGGAGATAACATCAGAAAATTTATCAGCAAATTGAATAACTCTATCAATGGGACGGACTTGTCCTTAAGAAATCAGGCTTATACTGGCTATGTCTTATATTCATTACTATCCTATCCTATCAAAGATGGGCtctttgttaatgtgttttcgTGAGTGTTTTATGTTTCCAGGTCTCACCGTCAAAATCGAGATTCTTTTGACTGCTGGCATAGTTATGAAAGTACTCATCTCGATCGCAGAACTGAGAGATATAGGCAGCTCCATCATTTGTGCCATATTGAAAACACACCACACCATGATTGTTGTTTAAGTCATTGGTGACAGGGTCAGACATGCAAAAAGGACCCAACTCATTTTGTATCTGCGAGTGTAACGGGGAGAGCAAGCTCCAATCTAGTGGCTCTGGTGGGACGTAGGACATATTCGAGTCTACCTCCACCTGCAAATCAACCTGATGTTAGAAACATGAACAAACGAGAGAGATAGTTACTTAACTGCGTTTGGAAGATACGAGTTTATTCTTTTGAGCAGGAATTCAGTGTCTTTCTCACCTCGCCCGCCGTTGCTTCGGCCACTGGATTTTTTGCAGTGTACTTAaactttgcttcttcttcaggAGAAGATTTGAGGAGTGAAGTTAAGGGGGTCAAAGGGTTGTAATCTAGTGGATTTTGCAGCATTTGTAGTTCTTCCTCCACTTGCAGATCAACCTGATAAAAGAAACATGAACGAACAAGattagtatttaattaatttaacaacTGTTTCAATCTGAAACTCAATTCCTTTCTCACCTCAGTATCTGTAACTTGTGCCACTTGATTCTCTGCAGCGGAAGCATTAAAATTGTTGTCACCACCCTCAACAGGTGCTCTAGTGTCAGATTCGGTTCTATCAGAATCTTCAGTATCAAAACACTCATCAATTGTTCGATAATCTTCAGCTTGCTCCGAAGCCACTGCTAGTTTCGACTTTGCTTCTTCAAGAGAAGATTTGGACGAGGTAGGAG from Corylus avellana chromosome ca1, CavTom2PMs-1.0 encodes the following:
- the LOC132166973 gene encoding uncharacterized protein LOC132166973, which gives rise to MSPQFPKPTCSFLIIITIAIIFAVSTIPTVRSDYIASVVGSLEKNYDDCIQTKPASCPVNCFRPNPVCGTDGMTYWCGCPDAACSGTTVAKMGHCEVGNGSGEQGPVSGQALLLVHIVWLIVLGFSVLFGLL
- the LOC132163442 gene encoding multifunctional methyltransferase subunit TRM112 homolog B-like, which gives rise to MKLLTHNMLSSNIKGVANGFPLRIEVEKATEKQVELNAGFLRNVFPMIEWKALVDAAQLPEVADSSMLDSDFLNKFHHALLELHLEKDALVCPETARRFPVSQGTPNMLLLEDEV
- the LOC132163436 gene encoding NAC domain-containing protein 14-like; translated protein: MGVLSLNLPPGFRFSPTEEELINCFLRPKINGNDEQVYFIPEVHFFKWEPWDLPDLSGIKTKDLEWFFFSPQDLKHQNGNRLNRATNAGYWKVTGKDREIKSEASLIGKKKVLVFYKGRMPTGEKTDWVMHEYHKAPGTNPGQNTFVLCRLFDKHKKSVKGPKLNKPGSAVSSPTSSKSSLEEAKSKLAVASEQAEDYRTIDECFDTEDSDRTESDTRAPVEGGDNNFNASAAENQVAQVTDTEVDLQVEEELQMLQNPLDYNPLTPLTSLLKSSPEEEAKFKYTAKNPVAEATAGEVEVDSNMSYVPPEPLDWSLLSPLHSQIQNELGPFCMSDPVTNDLNNNHGVVCFQYGTNDGAAYISQFCDRDEYFHNYASSQKNLDFDGETWKHKTLTKTH